The DNA window AACGAACTTTGATTATTATAAAAATCAATCATTAAATACTTCCATGAATGTGGATAAAATGTTGGAATATGCAAAAATGTTTGGGCTAGATGAGCCAACTGGTATTGAAATTAGTGAAGTTGCTTCTGGCGTTCCGAATCCTGAAAAGAAAATGATCGTTACAAAGAGTTTATTAAGGAGAAAATTAAAATCCAAAGCAAAAGAGTACTTTGAAAAAGAAATTATAACAAATGAAGAAAAGTTAAATGAACAAATTGAAAAAATCGTAGGATGGACAGAAGAAAATCCATCTAGAGGATCATTAATTAACAGGGTAAGTGAATTAGATGTAAAGGAAGATAAGGTAACAGCACTCGTAGATTTAGTGAAATTTAGTTATTATAAGCAGGCAAAATGGACAATAGGAGATACATTTAATCTTTCTATTGGACAAGGACAACATCAATATACACCTATACAAATAGCTAGATATGTGGCAAATATTGCTAATGGCGGATATAACAACGAAGTTAGTGTTATAAAAAAAGTAGGGAATGAAAAGAAAGACGATCATAAGGGTGAAAAAATTGCTTTAAAAGATGATAATAATCTAATACATATCCAAAAAGGTATGGAACAGGTAGTTTATGGCGATCATGGTACGGCGAGAGGGTTTTTTAGGAAATTTCCTGTAAAAGTGGCAGCCAAAACTGGATCTGCGCAAAAATCAGGAAAAATTCAACCTAAAGATGAAGTTGCTTATTTGAAAACTTATTTAAAGTGGATTGCACCTTATATGAGTTGGTCTGATGTAGAACGAAAGGCAGAAGTATATAAGAAAAAGTACAAAAACGAAGGGCTGGCTATGAGAAAGGCTATTAAAGAATTAAGTAAGGGGAGAGTGACAGATGCAGTAATAGATCAATATAAAGATGATTATGATGCTTTTGGTTGGTTTGTTTCTTATGCACCAAGTGATAATCCTCAAATTGCTGTGGTTACTTTAATATTTCAAAGTGGTACAGGTGGATATGGTGCACCTATTGCTCGAGAGATTATTGCAGAATATTTAGGGCTTAATAAAGAATATGAAAAAGTTGATTTTAAAAATAGACTTACAAATTAAATGAATTTGTAAGTCTATTTTTTTTATAAAAAAAGAGGATTTATTCGTATTTTGAAGAATAAATTAGTATACATGATAGACTTATTTGTACTAATTTGGAGGTAGTCACTGGATGTACGAGGAAAAATGTGTTGCATTCAAAGGCAGCAAGGAAGGAATATCTATTTATTTTAACAGAGATTGTGAGTATGTAAAGTTAAGAGAACAGTTAATTATGAAACTTGAAGGGGCTAAGCGCTTTTTTAACGGTGCTAAAGTTATTAGTATTCAAGGAAAGTTATTAACTGAGGAAGAAAAAGATGAGATCAAGGAAATTATTCATTCAAGATTTGGAATGATTATGGTCGAAAAGGATGAAGAAATAAAAAAGAAAGAAATGCAAGCATCAAAAAGAATATTTAAAGGAATAGAGGAAGGCGATACAAAATTTATTAGAGCAACAATCCGTTCAGGTCAAAGGATTAAATTTAAAGGAAATATGGTTATTATTGGGGACATCAATCCAGGGGCAGAAGTAGTTGCAGAGGGAAATATATTAGTAATGGGCGCTTTGAGAGGGTTAGCACATGCTGGAAGCAGTGGGAATGAAAAGGCGTTTGTTGCAGCTTTTAGTTTGCAACCAACACAGTTAAGAATTGCTGACGTCATAGGACGTTCCCCTGATAACGAACCAATAAAACCTATGGGGCCGGAACTTGCACTAATAAAAAAAGGTGCTGTTGTAATTGAACCTTATTTACCAAATAAGTAAATAAAAATTTATTTTTTCTGAAATAGTGATAATGGAGGGAATAAAATGAGTGAAGTAATTGTAGTAACATCAGGTAAAGGTGGCGTTGGAAAAACTACCACAACTGCAAATATTGGTACAGGATTAGCTCTTGAAGGAAAAAAAGTTGTTGTTGTAGATGCAGATATTGGTCTTAGAAATTTAGATGTTGTAATGGGACTTGAAAATAGAATTGTTTATGATGTTGTGGATGTTGTAGAAGGCGTTTGTAGATTAAGACAAGCCCTTATTAAAGATAAGCGATACGATGGATTATTTTTATTACCAGCAGCACAAACAAAAGATAAAAATGCCGTTAATCCTGAGCAAATGCAAAAGCTTTGTAATGACCTAAAAGAAAGCTTTGATTATGTTTTAGTAGATTGTCCTGCTGGCATTGAACAAGGGTTTAAAAATGCAATTGCAGGGGCAGATAGAGCAATTGTTATTGCAACACCAGAAATATCTGCAGTAAGAGATGCTGATAGAATTATAGGGCTCTTAGAGGCTGCTGAATTGAGGAATCCATTGTTAGTGATCAACAGGGTAAGAATAGATATGGTTAAAAAGGGAGATATGATGAATATAGAGGATATGATTGACATATTAGCAATAGATCTGCTAGGAGTAGTTCCAGATGATGAATATATTGTCATATCTACCAATAAAGGTGAACCTGCTGTAGTAGAAAATGTATCTATGGCTGGAAAAGCTTATAGAAATATAACAAAGAGAATATTAGGAGAAGAAGTTCCATTCCTTGAATTACAAGGACAAGACACATTCATGTCAAAAATTAGAAAATTATTTGGAATGAAATAAAACTTAGGGGGAGAGAAGATTATGGATGTATTCAAACTCTTTAGTAGAGAAAGCTCCTCTAGTAAAAATGTGGCAAAAGAGAGATTAAAATTAGTTCTTGTTCATGATCGAACAAATTGTTCTCCACATTTTCTAGAAATGGTAAAGGGAGATATATTGGATGTCATTTCAGATTATATGGAAATAGATGAAGATGGATTAGATATTAAGATTTCAAAAACAAAACGGAGCGAAGATGATGCAATGGTTCCTGCTTTAATAGCAAATATTCCTATAAAAAAAATGAAAACGAAATAAAAAAGTCTTCTTTTGAAGACTTTTTTATTTTGTTGTATAAAAATTAGCATATAGGGGAAATGATTTTCAGAAAAAGATGATTATTGTTGAGGGAATTTTAGTTTATGTGGTATAATCTTAGTTAGGTATATTAAAAGAGGTGCATTCATGATAGATAAAAAATTATTTAAACATATAGATATTATTCTTATTGTTATTGTGTTATTGTTGTTTGTAAGTAGTTTAATGATGATTAGTAGTGCAACCCATGTTACCCAAAAAGGATTAACGAGACAAGTAAAAATACAGACAATAGCTTTTTTCTTAGGAATGTTTTCCATTGGTATGATTCTTTTTATTGATTATAATACCTTTGGTAATTTTCAAAAAAGCATCTATATTAGTTCTATTGTATTATTGGTAGCTGTACATGTGCCAGGAATTGGAAAAACTCAGTTTGGGGCAAGTAGTTGGATTAACTTAGGACCTGTTGATATACAACCATCAGAGATTGTCAAAATCGCTTTTATCCTTTCTTTTGCAAAATTCTTAGAAGATAGACAAAATAGATTGGATACAATAAGAGATTTAATTCCTGTAGGAATATATGCAGCAGTACCTATATTATTAGTTTTAAAGGAACCTGATCTAGGGAATGCATTGGTATTTTGTGTGATTGCATTTGGAATGACTTTTGTATCTGGATTGAATTATAGAATAATTGGAAAAGGTTTTTTAGCAGGGATGATTTCACTACCTCTTGCTTATAAGTTGATGGCTCCACATCAAAGAGTAAGAATTGATGCATATTTAAATCCTTCTAATTTAGAACTTCCTGGAAATTACCAGGTGATGAATTCTAAAATAGCCATTGGATCAGGACAGCTATTAGGGAAAGGATTGTATCAAGGAACACAAAATAATTATAACTTTTTACCTGTACAAGAATCAGATTTCATTTTTGCAGTATTAGGAGAAGAACTTGGGTTTATAGGTGGTTTGATTATTCTTGCTTTATATTTTATCTTTTTATATAGAATGATAAAAATTGCAAAAAATGCAAAAGATGTGTATGGGTCTTTAATTGTGGTAGGAATTACTTCTATGTTTGCTTTTCAAATATTTGAGAATATTGGCATGACTATGGGAGTAATGCCT is part of the Crassaminicella profunda genome and encodes:
- the minD gene encoding septum site-determining protein MinD, with translation MSEVIVVTSGKGGVGKTTTTANIGTGLALEGKKVVVVDADIGLRNLDVVMGLENRIVYDVVDVVEGVCRLRQALIKDKRYDGLFLLPAAQTKDKNAVNPEQMQKLCNDLKESFDYVLVDCPAGIEQGFKNAIAGADRAIVIATPEISAVRDADRIIGLLEAAELRNPLLVINRVRIDMVKKGDMMNIEDMIDILAIDLLGVVPDDEYIVISTNKGEPAVVENVSMAGKAYRNITKRILGEEVPFLELQGQDTFMSKIRKLFGMK
- the rodA gene encoding rod shape-determining protein RodA — protein: MIDKKLFKHIDIILIVIVLLLFVSSLMMISSATHVTQKGLTRQVKIQTIAFFLGMFSIGMILFIDYNTFGNFQKSIYISSIVLLVAVHVPGIGKTQFGASSWINLGPVDIQPSEIVKIAFILSFAKFLEDRQNRLDTIRDLIPVGIYAAVPILLVLKEPDLGNALVFCVIAFGMTFVSGLNYRIIGKGFLAGMISLPLAYKLMAPHQRVRIDAYLNPSNLELPGNYQVMNSKIAIGSGQLLGKGLYQGTQNNYNFLPVQESDFIFAVLGEELGFIGGLIILALYFIFLYRMIKIAKNAKDVYGSLIVVGITSMFAFQIFENIGMTMGVMPVTGVTLPFLSYGGSSLLTNMVAIGIILNIGMRRQKINF
- the minC gene encoding septum site-determining protein MinC, encoding MYEEKCVAFKGSKEGISIYFNRDCEYVKLREQLIMKLEGAKRFFNGAKVISIQGKLLTEEEKDEIKEIIHSRFGMIMVEKDEEIKKKEMQASKRIFKGIEEGDTKFIRATIRSGQRIKFKGNMVIIGDINPGAEVVAEGNILVMGALRGLAHAGSSGNEKAFVAAFSLQPTQLRIADVIGRSPDNEPIKPMGPELALIKKGAVVIEPYLPNK
- the minE gene encoding cell division topological specificity factor MinE, translating into MDVFKLFSRESSSSKNVAKERLKLVLVHDRTNCSPHFLEMVKGDILDVISDYMEIDEDGLDIKISKTKRSEDDAMVPALIANIPIKKMKTK